One region of Miscanthus floridulus cultivar M001 chromosome 19, ASM1932011v1, whole genome shotgun sequence genomic DNA includes:
- the LOC136525718 gene encoding 3-ketoacyl-CoA synthase 20-like, which yields MQARGCQQQQLGAVTGGPTRWGWILQGSSPWTSPGTCCRRTPGCYAVVVSTENITLNWYFGNNRSMLLSNCIFRMGGAAALLSNRRADAGRAKYRLLHTVRTHKGAADECYGCVYQREDGTGRVGVSLARELMAVAGDVLKTNITTLGPLVLPLSEQLKFLRSLVLLRVLRSRSVRTYIPDLPTTRNSRLPSS from the exons ATGCAGGCGCGCGGCtgtcagcagcagcagctcggcgCGGTGACAGGCGGGCCCACGCGGTGGGGCTGGATAT TGCAGGGCTCATCGCCGTGGACCTCGCCAGGGACATGCTGCAGGCGAACCCCGGGGTGCTATGCCGTCGTGGTGAGCACCGAGAACATCACGCTCAACTGGTACTTCGGCAACAACCGCTCCATGTTGCTGTCCAACTGCATCTTCCGCATGGGCGGCGCCGCCGCGCTGCTATCCAACCGCCGCGCCGACGCTGGGCGCGCCAAATACCGGCTGCTGCACACGGTGCGCACCCACAAAGGCGCCGCGGACGAGTGCTACGGCTGCGTGTACCAGCGCGAGGACGGCACAGGCCGCGTCGGCGTGTCGCTGGCGCGCGAGCTCATGGCTGTTGCCGGGGACGTGCTCAAGACGAACATCACCACCCTGGGCCCGCTGGTGCTCCCGCTGTCGGAGCAGCTCAAGTTCCTCAGGTCCCTCGTGCTCCTTCGCGTCCTCCGCTCCCGCAGCGTCCGTACGTATATCCCGGACTTGCCGACGACCAGGAACAGCAGGCTCCCTAGCAGCTGA